The nucleotide window GTTATCACGCGAACATGGATGGACCACATCCAGCTTCGGGTTATACACAGCCGTGTTCACGTTCAGCATGCCCAGCACTGTATGGAACACGTTATCGTGGGAAAACGGCTGGGCGGTACGCGCGGCCAGGCATGCATGATCGATCCGGAACCGTTCGCGGAAGCCATCGGACATCCATAGCATCATCGGCACCTGGCGTTGCTCGGCCGGCGAGATGATATAAGGCGCCCCATGCAGGTACATATTGTGTTCGCCCAGCGATTCGCCGTGGTCCGAGAAATACAGCATGGAGGTATCGACATCGTCTTCGGCCGAGGCGGCGCGCAACAGGTCGATCGTCTTGCTCAGCACCAGATCGGTATAAAGGATCGTGTTGTCGTACGCCGCCACGATGGACTCGCGCGAACACTCTTCCAGTTCATTGGTCCGGCAGACCGGCCCGAACTTGCCGAACGCCGCGGGATACCGCTTCCAGTACTCCGGCCCATGGCTGCCCTTCTGGTGCAGCACGATCACCAGGTCCCTGGTGGAATCGTGGATCGCTTGCCGCAACCCGGCCAGCAGCTGTTCGTCATGGCACTCTTCGGCGCCGCAGGGCGGCATGCCCGGCTGCGGGCGCGACACATCCTCATAGCGGACACGGTCGCACACGCCCTTGCAGCCGGAATTATTGTCGCGCCAGAGCACATCGAAGCCAGCATGGCTCAGCACGTCCAGCAAACCCTCCCGGCTGGCTGCCTTGTCGGCGGTGTAGTCATGGCGGCCCAGGTTGGAAAATACGCACGGTATGGACACCGCCGTCGCTGTGCCGCATGAACTCACGTTACGGAAATTGATCAGGCCCGGCTGCGCCAACAGCAAGGGATTGGTCTGGCGGCCATAACCATTCAGCGAGAAATTGGCGGCCCGCGCGGTTTCCCCAGCCACGATGACCGTGACCGTGCGCCGCCCCCGCGCTGCGGCCCACTTGACGCCCCGCCCCGCATCTTTGCCCAGCGGGGCGATCACGGCCGGCATAGCCCATTTGCGTTTCAGGTAGCCGTGCGTAGCCTGGAACATATTGGTGGGCGTCAGCAGGAAACGCAGTTCGCGGTGCTCGCGTACTGCGGGTGCCAGGGTCTTGAAGAGCAGCATCAGCAGCGCGGTCACCGCCACCACCGACAATACGACCGTACCCAGCTTCAGAAACAGGCCGCGCCGCATGGGTGGAAAGCGCAGCGGCAGCCGCCACACGAGCAGCGACGGCACGATGCCCAGCAGCGTGACGGTTTGCAGCATCTGCCAGCTCAGCAACTCGTGCGCTTCCCGGGTATCCGTCTCGACCACGTTCTGCACCATCGACGCATCGATCGCCACGCCGTAGCGGTTCATGAAATACGAGGCAAACGACGCACCCAGGAACAGCGCCGTCAGCACGGGCTTGATGACGAAGCGGAAGTTGACGAGTGTGAGTACCGCGTTGAACAGCAGCACCAGGGCGGCAAACGCCCCCACGTACACCGGCAGGTTGCCAAGCCGTATGCCGCCAGTCGCCGAAAAGAACGTCCTCCAGAAACTGGCGTTATAGGCCAGCACCAGGAACGTGGAAGCGCCCAGCGTCAACATGGAGGCGCCGATGCGCGGCAGGGTTGAAATCTTCACCGTTGAAACTCCGGAATCGAAGCGTCAACGATACCGCCATGCAAGTAAACGTCGCGTCAAACACCTGTTAAAGATGAGTTAACGTGGCCCCGTCGACGGTTCGACCCGGCAGCGCGGGAAAGCGGATCTCGATACTGCTGCCCGCGGCACTCTCCCTGAGCACCAGCGTGGCGCCGAGGTGGGCGCAGACCCGCTGCACCAGCCCCAGTCCAAGCCCGGTGCCGGACGAGCCCCGCGCATCCGCCGGAATCGGTTCGCCTCGCAAGCGCGACCGCGCGGCTGGCGGCAAGCCGGGTCCGGTATCTTCGACGATCACGCTGCGCCCTTCCAGCCGCACTTCCACATGGCCGTGCTCCGTGTACTGGCAAGCGTTGCGCACCAGGTTGCCGATCGCAGCCTGCACCAGTTCGCGCACGCCATGCACGTCGAAGTCGGCGCCGCCGCCATACCGCAGCTGGAGCGGCCGGCTGGCAACCAGTCCCTGGCAGCGCGCCACTTCTTCCAGCGCCAGCGCCTGCGCCGACATCCGCGTCCACTCGAGCCGCTCCGGCGAACGCGCCAGCCGCAGGAGCATCGACGTGATATCGCTGGCATCGCGCGCAGCGCGGTAGATGCGCTCGGCCG belongs to Pseudoduganella albidiflava and includes:
- a CDS encoding phosphoethanolamine transferase, whose protein sequence is MKISTLPRIGASMLTLGASTFLVLAYNASFWRTFFSATGGIRLGNLPVYVGAFAALVLLFNAVLTLVNFRFVIKPVLTALFLGASFASYFMNRYGVAIDASMVQNVVETDTREAHELLSWQMLQTVTLLGIVPSLLVWRLPLRFPPMRRGLFLKLGTVVLSVVAVTALLMLLFKTLAPAVREHRELRFLLTPTNMFQATHGYLKRKWAMPAVIAPLGKDAGRGVKWAAARGRRTVTVIVAGETARAANFSLNGYGRQTNPLLLAQPGLINFRNVSSCGTATAVSIPCVFSNLGRHDYTADKAASREGLLDVLSHAGFDVLWRDNNSGCKGVCDRVRYEDVSRPQPGMPPCGAEECHDEQLLAGLRQAIHDSTRDLVIVLHQKGSHGPEYWKRYPAAFGKFGPVCRTNELEECSRESIVAAYDNTILYTDLVLSKTIDLLRAASAEDDVDTSMLYFSDHGESLGEHNMYLHGAPYIISPAEQRQVPMMLWMSDGFRERFRIDHACLAARTAQPFSHDNVFHTVLGMLNVNTAVYNPKLDVVHPCSRDN